From Oryza sativa Japonica Group chromosome 4, ASM3414082v1, one genomic window encodes:
- the LOC4335083 gene encoding serine carboxypeptidase-like 10, whose product MATRLEQCCLLLLLLLCSCSSAAVAAASPAAMSSSRKAVDRLPGFAGPLPFSLETGYVAVGEARFFYYFIESERSPEEDPVLLWLTGGPGCSAFSGLIYEIGPLFFDFHGHKGGLPTLHYKANSWTKISNVIFVDSPPGTGFTYATTAEGLKSSDTIVVHQLYTFIQKWFDDHPQFSSNPLYVSGDSYSGIIIPTLTMEIAKGKESSDERHLNLKGYIAGNPLTDTTHDDNSKFPFLHSLGIIDDELYEVARKNCKGDYMTPPNSQCANSVQAIRDCIRDVNDLHILEPRCEEDGISLMSDNSASSHDRRTKLLESAVSSICRNATYVLSKIWANDEAVRESLGIHKGTVTTWERCNHDLLYKKQIVSSVEYHLSLITQGYRGLVYSGDHDSVVSLIGTQGWLRSLNLSITHGWRPWYVNSQVVGFTRTYSNNLTYATVKGAGHTAPEYMPKECLAMVDRWLSGEPL is encoded by the exons atggcGACCAGGCTAGAGCAgtgctgcttgctgctgctgctgctgctctgctcctgcagctccgccgccgtggctgcggcgtcgccggcggccatgaGCAGCAGCAGGAAGGCGGTGGATCGCCTGCCCGGGTTCGCTGGCCCCCTGCCCTTCTCCCTCGAAACAGG GTACGTGGCGGTGGGCGAGGCGAGATTCTTCTACTACTTCATCGAGTCGGAGAGGAGCCCGGAGGAGGACCCCGTCCTGCTCtggctgaccggtgggcccggaTGCTCTGCCTTCTCCGGACTCATCTACGAGATTG GCCCTCTCTTTTTTGATTTTCATGGCCACAAAGGAGGGTTGCCTACTTTGCACTACAAGGCAAACTCCTGGACCAAA ATAAGCAATGTTATCTTCGTCGATTCTCCACCTGGGACTGGCTTCACATATGCCACCACAGCCGAAGGACTCAAGTCCAGTGACACCATTGTTGTTCACCAGCTCTACACTTTCATCCAAAAG TGGTTTGACGATCATCCACAATTCTCCTCGAATCCGCTCTATGTTTCGGGTGATTCTTATAGCGGTATAATTATACCTACTCTCACCATGGAAATAGCTAAAG GAAAAGAATCCAGCGACGAGCGGCATCTTAATCTCAAG GGTTACATTGCTGGCAATCCATTGACTGACACTACCCATGATGACAACAGTAAATTTCCCTTTCTTCATAGTCTGGGAATTATAGATGATGAACTATATGAG GTTGCTCGGAAGAATTGCAAGGGAGATTACATGACCCCTCCAAACTCTCAGTGTGCCAACTCTGTCCAAGCCATCAGGGAT TGCATAAGGGATGTGAATGATTTACACATCTTGGAGCCACGCTGCGAGGAAGATGGAATAAGCCTCATGTCCGACAACTCGGCTTCATCACACGATAGAAGAACAAAGCTACTTGAGTCGGCAGTTTCGTCCATTTGTAGG AATGCCACCTATGTTCTGTCCAAAATATGGGCAAACGACGAAGCTGTAAGGGAGAGTTTGGGTATTCACAAG GGGACAGTAACAACATGGGAAAGATGTAATCATGACCTTCTTTACAAAAAGCAAATCGTTAGTTCAGTGGAGTATCATTTAAGCCTGATTACCCAAGGATACCGAGGCTTGGTATACAG TGGAGATCATGACAGTGTAGTATCTCTTATTGGCACCCAAGGATGGCTTAGATCTCTTAACCTGTCCATCACACATGGTTGGCGACCATGGTACGTCAACAGCCAAGTGGTAGG GTTCACAAGAACTTACTCCAATAACTTGACATACGCAACTGTGAAG GGTGCTGGGCACACAGCCCCGGAGTACATGCCAAAGGAGTGTCTTGCTATGGTTGATAGATGGCTTTCTGGGGAACCTCTTTGA